In a single window of the Streptomyces cinnabarinus genome:
- a CDS encoding protein kilB, translating into MITTLIAVLGTLAGAVVAGLMQHLTSTRTARAAEAERRRQALAAAVPALLAALVGHRERQYLKIVARREGREDSAEARQARYAARSAVTSAMDGLYMATDNADLLAVAQEAVDAAMALGDVPDAEVDAAGLLARETHTALRVVGAGHVHA; encoded by the coding sequence ATGATCACAACGCTGATTGCCGTTCTCGGCACGCTCGCCGGTGCGGTCGTTGCCGGGTTGATGCAGCACCTGACCAGCACCCGCACCGCTCGCGCGGCGGAGGCCGAACGGCGTCGTCAGGCGCTCGCCGCTGCGGTTCCCGCGTTACTGGCTGCGCTGGTGGGTCACCGTGAGCGGCAGTACTTGAAGATCGTGGCCCGCCGTGAGGGCCGGGAGGACTCGGCCGAGGCCCGGCAGGCGCGTTACGCGGCTCGTTCCGCTGTCACCAGCGCCATGGACGGGCTTTACATGGCCACGGACAACGCGGATCTGCTCGCCGTGGCTCAGGAGGCCGTGGATGCGGCGATGGCGCTCGGGGACGTCCCGGATGCCGAGGTGGACGCGGCCGGTCTGCTGGCCCGCGAGACGCATACCGCCCTGCGGGTGGTCGGCGCCGGTCACGTCCACGCCTGA
- a CDS encoding DUF2637 domain-containing protein, producing MTEQTIEGAAVPPLTRPEMGLAGLGALAAAGVGALGLISSFDAVSAAAARWGFGQPWMLPVGIDVAIPVFTVANLLLIRMDMALAWVRFVPWVLTLVTCGLNIAAGHSLTAKVAHGTMPLLWVVFSEIGAHIYAVRIGAATGRRMEKIRWSRWLLAPLSTFALWRRMTLWEVTSYSTALACERERLLARADLHERFGWRWRWQTPRRERVMLRMGELAPADDPAPLTPEPEPEQAPEPPRDTAPKPPRKRPAKGKTAPRTVADLLAEARTVAADWTDGQINAEALRKALHCGSGPARQVRDALLAERADGRALHPVTPAGADGIAVEGEREGVAA from the coding sequence ATGACCGAGCAGACCATCGAGGGTGCGGCCGTTCCGCCGCTGACCCGCCCGGAAATGGGGCTCGCCGGACTCGGGGCGCTCGCCGCGGCCGGGGTCGGCGCGCTCGGGCTGATCTCCTCCTTCGACGCCGTGTCCGCTGCCGCGGCCCGGTGGGGGTTCGGCCAGCCGTGGATGCTGCCGGTCGGTATCGACGTGGCCATTCCGGTGTTCACCGTGGCCAACCTGCTGCTGATCCGGATGGACATGGCGCTCGCGTGGGTGCGGTTCGTGCCCTGGGTGCTCACCCTGGTCACGTGCGGGCTGAACATCGCGGCCGGCCACTCGCTCACGGCGAAGGTGGCGCACGGCACGATGCCGCTGCTGTGGGTGGTGTTCTCCGAGATCGGCGCCCACATCTACGCCGTGCGGATCGGCGCTGCGACCGGTCGCCGGATGGAGAAGATCCGCTGGTCCAGGTGGCTGCTGGCGCCGCTGTCGACGTTCGCGTTGTGGCGGCGCATGACGCTGTGGGAGGTCACCTCCTACAGCACGGCGCTGGCCTGCGAGCGGGAACGGCTGCTGGCCCGCGCGGACCTGCATGAGCGGTTCGGCTGGCGGTGGCGGTGGCAGACCCCGCGGCGTGAGCGCGTGATGCTGCGCATGGGCGAACTCGCCCCCGCCGATGATCCCGCACCGCTCACCCCGGAGCCGGAGCCGGAGCAGGCACCCGAGCCACCGCGCGACACGGCGCCGAAGCCGCCGCGCAAGCGGCCCGCCAAGGGCAAGACCGCGCCCCGCACGGTGGCCGATCTGCTCGCTGAGGCGCGCACGGTCGCTGCGGACTGGACGGACGGCCAGATCAACGCTGAGGCGCTGCGCAAGGCCCTGCACTGCGGTTCCGGACCGGCCCGGCAGGTGCGCGATGCGCTGCTCGCCGAGCGGGCCGATGGCCGCGCCCTGCACCCCGTCACACCCGCCGGGGCCGACGGCATCGCAGTGGAGGGCGAGCGCGAGGGGGTAGCAGCATGA
- a CDS encoding helix-turn-helix domain-containing protein, giving the protein MSTPLAPADQLLYTPKEAATVLRCGRSTVYELMAEGALKYVKRGRSRRIRRCDLEAYVNDLEPFPN; this is encoded by the coding sequence ATGAGTACGCCTCTCGCGCCCGCCGATCAATTGCTCTACACGCCGAAAGAGGCCGCCACGGTCCTCCGCTGCGGTCGCTCCACCGTCTACGAGCTGATGGCCGAAGGCGCCCTGAAGTACGTCAAGCGAGGCCGCTCCCGCCGCATCCGCCGATGCGACCTAGAGGCATACGTGAACGACCTCGAACCATTCCCCAACTGA
- a CDS encoding GGDEF domain-containing protein, with the protein MNTLATILLSALPMACGWAVHVWWLRGCLNTARRDPLTGLRTRDGFTRRAQVLLKDPRAVVVLADVDKFKHINDTHGHGAGDALLKATAERLARHVGRSGVAGRLGGDEFAAVLLDDHGTAADLLAVLHGVLARPVDGQDPAVHTTVSLGWVRAADFPADDLSGLLRRADEAMYAAKQARAGMRRAGLGWLFATVTGRRAGRTGARVDAPVVAVA; encoded by the coding sequence ATGAACACCCTGGCCACAATCCTGCTGTCCGCGCTGCCGATGGCCTGCGGGTGGGCCGTGCACGTGTGGTGGCTGCGAGGCTGCCTGAACACGGCCCGGCGCGACCCGCTCACCGGGTTACGTACCCGCGACGGCTTCACCCGCCGCGCTCAGGTCCTGCTCAAGGACCCGCGCGCGGTGGTGGTGCTGGCCGACGTCGACAAGTTCAAGCACATCAACGACACCCACGGGCACGGGGCCGGGGACGCCCTGTTGAAGGCGACCGCGGAACGTCTCGCCCGCCACGTCGGCCGGAGTGGGGTTGCCGGACGGCTCGGGGGCGACGAGTTCGCCGCCGTTCTGCTCGACGACCACGGCACCGCCGCCGACCTGCTCGCCGTGCTGCACGGCGTGCTCGCTCGCCCGGTCGACGGCCAAGACCCGGCCGTGCACACCACGGTCTCGCTGGGCTGGGTGCGCGCCGCGGACTTCCCCGCCGATGACCTGTCCGGGCTGCTGCGGCGGGCGGACGAGGCGATGTACGCGGCCAAGCAAGCCCGCGCCGGAATGCGCCGCGCCGGGCTCGGCTGGCTGTTTGCCACCGTCACCGGCCGCCGCGCCGGCCGCACCGGCGCCCGCGTCGATGCGCCGGTTGTGGCGGTGGCCTGA
- a CDS encoding tyrosine-type recombinase/integrase gives MSPRNPNMESSIYEGNDGWWHGRVTMGVKDDGSPDRRHRRARTESEVKRKVRELEDLRDKGRAPKAGRKPTVEQWMTTYLTDIASLKLKPRSLDDYWSKTRNDIIPGIGKHRLDKLQPEHLERMYRVMLDEGHAPSHVLKVHRILSRALKIAHRRRLIVENVATLVDPPTVDETEANPFTTEEAKAFLQAAAKRPTFMRWCIGVGMGFRQGETLGLRWPYVDFDNELFRPEWQLQRLTWRHGCKDPHACGAKFHRLEPCPPECTTHKSYKRGCPKPCPEGCTSHARACPDRKGGGLVFTRPKTKKSRNAVPIPPPFIPYLREHKAQQDQARTEAGDAWGEHKLVFTRPDGRPLDPRQDWEEFKELLEEAGIDDRRLYDGSRHTAGTILNELGVDMPTIMEILRHTQISQTRRYVKGRSHLSKDAMRRMGDAFMPRPEPSTETRNETTDRRAARAQRRRRIR, from the coding sequence ATGAGCCCCCGCAACCCGAACATGGAGTCGTCCATCTACGAGGGCAATGACGGCTGGTGGCACGGCCGCGTGACCATGGGCGTCAAGGACGACGGGAGTCCGGACCGGCGCCACCGGCGCGCCCGCACGGAATCCGAAGTAAAGCGCAAGGTCCGTGAGTTGGAAGACCTGCGCGACAAAGGCCGCGCCCCCAAGGCTGGCCGCAAACCGACCGTAGAGCAGTGGATGACCACCTACCTCACGGACATCGCCTCACTGAAACTCAAGCCGCGCTCCCTGGACGATTACTGGTCCAAGACCAGGAACGACATCATCCCTGGCATCGGCAAACACCGTCTCGACAAGCTTCAGCCGGAGCACTTGGAGCGGATGTACCGCGTCATGCTCGACGAGGGACACGCGCCGTCGCATGTGCTCAAGGTGCACCGCATCCTTTCGCGTGCCCTGAAGATCGCCCACCGCCGTCGACTGATCGTCGAGAACGTAGCCACCCTCGTTGACCCGCCCACGGTCGACGAGACTGAGGCAAACCCGTTCACCACCGAAGAGGCCAAGGCGTTCCTGCAAGCCGCTGCCAAACGTCCCACCTTCATGCGGTGGTGCATCGGGGTCGGTATGGGCTTCCGACAGGGTGAGACCTTGGGCCTGAGGTGGCCTTACGTCGACTTCGACAACGAGCTGTTCCGCCCCGAGTGGCAGCTTCAGCGCCTGACATGGCGGCACGGCTGCAAGGACCCCCATGCATGCGGCGCGAAGTTCCACCGGCTCGAGCCTTGCCCGCCGGAGTGCACCACCCACAAGAGTTACAAGCGCGGCTGCCCCAAGCCGTGCCCGGAGGGCTGCACGAGTCACGCCCGCGCCTGCCCCGACCGCAAGGGCGGTGGCCTGGTCTTCACCCGTCCCAAGACCAAGAAGAGCCGCAACGCCGTGCCCATCCCGCCGCCATTCATCCCCTACCTGCGCGAGCACAAGGCGCAGCAGGATCAGGCGCGCACCGAAGCAGGGGACGCGTGGGGGGAGCACAAGTTGGTCTTCACCCGCCCGGACGGTCGTCCCCTCGATCCTCGCCAGGACTGGGAGGAGTTCAAGGAGTTGTTGGAAGAAGCCGGTATCGACGACCGGCGCCTGTACGACGGGAGCCGGCACACCGCAGGCACGATCCTGAACGAACTCGGGGTGGACATGCCGACCATCATGGAGATCCTCCGGCACACCCAGATCAGTCAGACGCGTCGGTACGTGAAGGGCAGATCGCACCTCTCGAAGGACGCCATGCGCCGCATGGGAGACGCGTTCATGCCTCGCCCGGAACCCTCAACTGAGACCAGGAATGAGACCACGGACCGCCGCGCGGCACGCGCGCAGCGCCGTCGCCGCATCCGCTGA
- a CDS encoding DUF7221 family queuine tRNA-ribosyltransferase-like protein, which yields MRFYLTTHKRHWVRLTNVPLFLKSEHFANAVKLDAARGPYAVDSGGFSELQRHGRWTRTPRQYIDDLRRIWECVGPYDWAAPQDWMCEDLIIHGGTAGPNVFVGTHLSVQEHQRRTVANFLELRSLAPELRIAPVLQGRTVADYERCVELYERAGVDLTREPTVGLGSVCRLQSTREGAAIVTAMASRGLKLHGFGFKTLGLERVGHLLASADSAAWSYHARRRPPLPGHTHKNCANCIDYALRWRTRVLDSLPPWQQPFLDAA from the coding sequence TTGCGCTTCTACCTGACCACCCACAAACGCCACTGGGTCCGGCTGACCAACGTGCCGCTGTTCCTGAAGTCCGAGCACTTCGCCAACGCGGTCAAGCTGGATGCGGCGCGCGGTCCGTACGCGGTGGACTCCGGCGGGTTCTCGGAGCTCCAGCGCCACGGCCGATGGACGCGCACCCCGCGCCAGTACATCGACGACCTGCGCCGCATCTGGGAATGCGTCGGCCCCTACGACTGGGCCGCCCCGCAGGACTGGATGTGCGAAGACCTCATCATCCACGGCGGCACCGCCGGGCCGAACGTCTTCGTTGGCACCCATCTCAGCGTGCAGGAACACCAGCGCCGCACTGTCGCCAACTTCCTCGAACTGCGCTCCCTCGCCCCCGAGTTGCGCATAGCCCCCGTACTGCAAGGCCGCACGGTCGCGGACTACGAGCGATGCGTAGAGCTGTACGAGCGCGCCGGAGTCGACCTCACCCGCGAACCCACGGTGGGACTCGGCTCGGTCTGCCGCTTGCAGTCCACCCGCGAGGGAGCGGCGATCGTCACCGCGATGGCCTCTCGCGGTCTGAAGCTGCACGGCTTTGGCTTCAAGACCCTCGGACTGGAACGCGTCGGCCACCTGCTCGCATCGGCTGATTCCGCGGCATGGAGCTATCACGCCCGTCGCAGGCCCCCGTTGCCCGGCCACACCCACAAGAACTGCGCCAACTGCATCGACTACGCCCTGCGCTGGCGTACCCGCGTCCTGGACAGCCTCCCGCCCTGGCAACAGCCCTTCCTCGACGCAGCCTGA
- a CDS encoding bifunctional DNA primase/polymerase, with protein sequence MTHACTIPRDPLSAALDAAARGWHVFPLRPGTKRPALHGEASCPRTGQCAGGHVKWEQRATTDPDRIRAAWTRAPFNIGIATGPSGLVVVDLDVPKDKDRSDAPDGAATFEALCERAGHPVPDTYRVRTASGGTHLYFTAPSGVRLSNSAGTIGELVDTRAWGGYVIAAGSTTDAGAYETVGGSVAALPAWLHPILKPAPARRAGPLRLPEVSGSRAALSALEAECAVVSAAPDKRRNTTLNRCAFKVGRFVAWGDIPRGVVEAAFQGAGEGRGLTAAECRATIRSALDSSIRKARPRETA encoded by the coding sequence ATGACCCATGCCTGCACCATCCCGCGAGATCCCCTGTCCGCGGCCCTGGATGCCGCCGCTCGCGGCTGGCACGTTTTCCCCCTGCGTCCCGGCACGAAGCGGCCTGCCCTGCACGGCGAAGCCTCTTGCCCCCGCACCGGCCAGTGCGCCGGCGGGCACGTGAAGTGGGAACAGCGCGCCACCACCGACCCCGACCGCATCCGCGCCGCCTGGACACGGGCCCCGTTCAACATCGGCATCGCCACCGGCCCGTCCGGGCTGGTAGTCGTCGACCTCGACGTGCCCAAGGACAAGGACCGTTCGGACGCGCCTGACGGCGCGGCGACCTTTGAGGCGCTCTGCGAGCGCGCCGGACACCCCGTCCCCGACACCTACCGAGTGCGGACCGCGAGCGGCGGAACCCACCTGTACTTCACCGCCCCGTCCGGCGTCCGGCTGTCCAACAGCGCAGGCACCATCGGTGAGTTGGTCGACACCCGCGCGTGGGGCGGCTACGTCATCGCCGCTGGCAGCACGACCGACGCCGGAGCGTACGAAACCGTGGGCGGCTCGGTGGCGGCGCTGCCCGCATGGCTGCACCCCATCCTGAAGCCCGCCCCGGCGCGCCGTGCGGGGCCGTTGAGGCTTCCTGAGGTGAGCGGCAGCCGCGCGGCTCTGTCCGCGCTGGAGGCCGAGTGCGCCGTGGTGTCCGCGGCGCCGGACAAGCGGCGCAACACTACGCTCAACCGGTGCGCCTTCAAGGTGGGGCGCTTCGTCGCGTGGGGCGACATCCCCCGGGGCGTGGTGGAAGCCGCCTTCCAAGGGGCGGGGGAGGGGCGGGGACTCACCGCTGCCGAGTGCCGCGCCACGATCCGCAGTGCCCTGGACAGCTCCATCCGCAAGGCCCGGCCCCGGGAGACGGCATGA
- a CDS encoding RRQRL motif-containing zinc-binding protein: MAAYGKCFDPTGARFGIPTFPWQFAPDGYATRRQLRERGLRPGGQPVAAQVMRHHRGRKAGVQVAYLYRVDRAKPVRPMTSRKWGALALAMHARRTCPQCHLTYSYCIPTSLGVCLLCAYPDTPPTTN, encoded by the coding sequence ATGGCCGCGTACGGCAAGTGCTTCGACCCCACCGGCGCCCGGTTCGGCATCCCCACCTTCCCGTGGCAGTTCGCCCCGGACGGCTACGCCACCCGCCGCCAGCTGCGCGAGCGCGGGCTGAGGCCCGGCGGTCAGCCGGTCGCCGCGCAGGTGATGCGCCACCACCGGGGCCGCAAGGCCGGTGTGCAGGTCGCCTACCTCTACCGGGTCGACCGTGCGAAGCCGGTCCGGCCGATGACGTCGCGCAAGTGGGGCGCGCTCGCGCTGGCGATGCACGCCCGCCGCACCTGCCCCCAATGCCACCTGACTTACAGCTACTGCATCCCGACCTCACTCGGGGTGTGCCTGCTGTGCGCCTACCCCGACACCCCACCGACCACCAACTGA
- a CDS encoding alpha/beta hydrolase: MHIRRPHPTLVSRSSRRPHARPHPHGARAAGVLLAVAALVVSACSTGGSTTSASPAAAPALAALPQATPDTLAAYYGQKLAWRSCGVPGFQCATLKAPLDYTKPEEGDVRLAVARKKATGPGERLGSLLVNPGGPGGSAVGYLQAYAGIGYPAEVRARYDMVAVDPRGVARSEPVECLDGPDMDTYTQTDLTPDDGAEQSALVDSYKKFAEGCGAHSPELLRHVSTVEAARDMDLLRAVLGDERLNYVGASYGTFLGATYAGLFPQRAGRLVLDGAMDPSLPARRLNLDQTAGFETAFKAFARDCVQQPDCPLGTKADKVGDNLKSYFEKLDAQPIPTGDADGRKLGESLATIGVIAAMYDEAAWAQLREALTSAMKEDDGAGLLVLADSYYERDADGRYSNLMFANAAVNCLDLPAAFDTPEEVRDALPAFEKASPVFGEGLAWASLNCAYWPVAATGGPHRIEAAGAAPIVVVGTTRDPATPYRWARALSAQLSSARLLTYEGDGHTAYGRGSDCIDRTINAYLLRGTPPTDRKRCS, translated from the coding sequence ATGCACATCAGGCGCCCCCACCCGACCCTCGTCAGCCGGTCGTCCCGCCGTCCGCACGCCCGCCCCCACCCCCACGGAGCCCGCGCGGCGGGAGTTCTCCTCGCCGTGGCCGCGCTGGTGGTCTCCGCGTGCTCCACGGGCGGATCGACCACCTCCGCGAGCCCGGCGGCCGCGCCCGCACTCGCCGCGCTGCCGCAGGCGACGCCGGACACGCTCGCGGCGTACTACGGGCAGAAGCTGGCCTGGCGCAGCTGCGGAGTCCCCGGCTTCCAGTGCGCCACGCTGAAGGCTCCGCTCGACTACACGAAACCGGAGGAGGGTGACGTCCGGCTGGCCGTGGCCCGCAAGAAGGCCACCGGGCCGGGTGAGCGGCTCGGATCGCTGCTGGTCAACCCGGGCGGGCCGGGCGGCTCGGCGGTCGGCTACCTCCAGGCGTACGCCGGTATCGGCTACCCGGCCGAGGTTCGCGCCCGCTATGACATGGTCGCCGTCGACCCGCGGGGCGTCGCCCGCAGCGAACCCGTCGAATGCCTGGACGGGCCGGACATGGACACGTACACCCAGACCGACCTCACACCCGACGACGGGGCCGAGCAGTCGGCGCTGGTGGACTCGTACAAGAAGTTCGCGGAGGGCTGCGGGGCGCACTCGCCGGAGCTGCTGCGCCATGTGTCCACCGTCGAGGCGGCGCGGGACATGGACCTCCTGCGCGCGGTGCTGGGGGACGAGCGGCTGAACTACGTGGGGGCGTCCTACGGCACCTTCCTCGGGGCGACGTATGCCGGACTGTTCCCCCAGCGGGCAGGCCGCCTGGTGCTGGACGGCGCCATGGACCCCTCGCTGCCCGCCCGCCGGCTGAACCTCGACCAGACGGCGGGGTTCGAGACGGCGTTCAAGGCGTTCGCCCGGGACTGCGTCCAGCAGCCGGACTGCCCGCTGGGCACGAAGGCGGACAAGGTGGGCGACAACCTGAAGTCCTACTTCGAGAAGCTCGACGCTCAGCCGATCCCGACGGGCGACGCGGACGGCCGCAAGCTCGGCGAGTCCCTCGCCACGATCGGCGTGATCGCGGCGATGTACGACGAGGCGGCCTGGGCGCAACTGCGCGAGGCGCTGACCTCGGCGATGAAGGAGGACGACGGCGCCGGACTGCTGGTCCTGGCGGACAGTTACTACGAGCGGGACGCGGACGGGCGCTACTCGAACCTGATGTTCGCCAACGCCGCCGTGAACTGCCTGGACCTGCCCGCCGCCTTCGACACCCCCGAAGAGGTGCGGGACGCCCTGCCCGCCTTCGAGAAGGCGTCCCCCGTCTTCGGCGAGGGCCTCGCCTGGGCGTCCCTGAACTGCGCGTACTGGCCGGTGGCCGCCACCGGTGGGCCGCACCGCATCGAGGCGGCGGGCGCGGCCCCGATCGTCGTGGTCGGCACCACCCGCGACCCGGCGACCCCGTACCGCTGGGCCCGCGCCCTGTCCGCCCAGCTCTCCTCGGCCCGCCTGCTCACCTACGAGGGCGACGGTCACACCGCCTACGGCCGCGGCAGCGACTGCATCGACCGCACGATCAACGCCTACCTCCTCCGAGGCACCCCTCCCACGGACCGAAAGCGCTGCTCATAG
- a CDS encoding cell division protein FtsK: MKHPDDDHELFDRLEAEMAADSRPDSGGEVVDLDKARSARAESADPNARPDADPSADSNAGRSGAESGDPTAPVMVDQPTPTAAGPGYLGRLLGAKRRAVVPVWLRSMAELKTASAWVARHYAHSIGYHALRSPVYAVRLTLQAPSGAAKFVGGTMRWMADREGEPVRLAAVRREDAAEYLKLSRQRDGRVRLRTLVTVLAMFVGLGAALAMYVLAPGWLQAVSVSAVVMALGYAGQKADDPVIHRAVELPKAVKLTSDIVLRALGALGIPAINQAQSKGRDGFEFTAPITRDGPGWRAQGNLPYGVTVTDVIERRERLASGLRRPLGCVWPEAVSQEHTGHLVLWVGDQDLTNAKKPQWPLAKGGFVDLFKPVAYGTDQRGRWVDVTLMYIAGVIGAIPRMGKTFLLRLLLLIAALDPRAELHTYDMKGTGDLDPVGDAVSHRHAAGDDDESIGYVLADFRALREELRRRTKVIRSLPRDVCPESKVTSNLADKRSLGLHPIVVGVDECQVLFEHPEHGKEFEEIATDLVKRGPATGIVMLLATQRPDAKSLPTGISANASARWCLKVMGQTENDMVLGTSAYRRGVRATMFAWGDKGIHYFVGEGSDARIVAGAFVDAPGADAIAARAREARESAGLLSGHALGETPETVTGPAYDLLSDILAVVPADEPKAWSETVVARLAELRPDVYGGWDAEGLAAALKPHGISTGQVWGKTESGKGANRRGIERARITTAIAERDGKRDAG, from the coding sequence GTGAAGCACCCCGACGACGACCACGAACTCTTTGACCGACTCGAAGCCGAGATGGCCGCCGACTCCCGACCCGATTCCGGCGGTGAGGTAGTCGACCTCGACAAGGCCCGGTCGGCCCGCGCGGAGTCGGCCGACCCGAATGCCCGACCCGACGCCGACCCGTCGGCCGACTCGAACGCCGGTCGGTCGGGTGCCGAGTCGGGCGACCCGACCGCGCCCGTGATGGTCGACCAGCCGACCCCGACCGCTGCCGGTCCGGGCTACCTGGGTCGGCTGCTCGGAGCGAAGCGCCGTGCGGTCGTCCCCGTCTGGCTGAGGTCCATGGCGGAACTCAAGACCGCTTCGGCATGGGTGGCCCGCCACTACGCCCATTCGATCGGCTATCACGCGCTGCGGTCCCCGGTCTACGCCGTCCGCCTCACCCTCCAAGCCCCTTCCGGTGCCGCGAAGTTCGTCGGCGGCACCATGCGGTGGATGGCCGACCGCGAGGGCGAACCGGTCCGACTCGCCGCCGTGCGCCGCGAGGACGCCGCGGAGTATCTGAAACTGTCACGGCAGCGCGACGGACGCGTCCGACTGCGCACCCTCGTAACCGTGCTCGCGATGTTCGTCGGGCTCGGCGCCGCACTCGCCATGTACGTGCTCGCCCCCGGCTGGCTTCAGGCCGTCTCGGTCAGCGCGGTCGTGATGGCGCTCGGCTACGCGGGCCAGAAGGCGGACGACCCGGTCATCCACCGCGCGGTGGAACTGCCCAAGGCGGTCAAGCTCACCAGTGACATCGTGCTGCGCGCGCTCGGGGCGCTCGGCATCCCCGCCATCAACCAGGCGCAGTCCAAGGGGCGGGACGGATTCGAGTTCACCGCTCCGATCACCCGTGACGGCCCCGGCTGGCGCGCACAGGGCAACCTCCCCTACGGCGTCACCGTCACGGACGTGATCGAACGCCGCGAGCGCCTCGCATCCGGGCTTCGCCGGCCGCTGGGGTGCGTGTGGCCGGAGGCCGTCTCCCAGGAGCACACCGGGCACTTGGTGCTGTGGGTGGGTGACCAGGACCTGACCAATGCGAAGAAGCCTCAGTGGCCGCTGGCCAAGGGCGGGTTCGTCGACCTGTTCAAGCCCGTCGCCTACGGCACCGACCAGCGCGGACGCTGGGTCGACGTCACCCTGATGTACATCGCCGGAGTGATCGGCGCGATCCCGCGCATGGGCAAGACGTTCCTGCTCAGGCTGCTGCTGCTCATCGCCGCACTCGATCCGCGCGCTGAGCTGCACACCTACGACATGAAGGGCACCGGCGACCTCGACCCGGTCGGTGACGCCGTCTCCCACCGGCACGCCGCCGGTGACGACGACGAGTCCATCGGCTACGTGCTCGCCGACTTCCGCGCGCTGCGCGAGGAACTCAGGCGGCGCACGAAGGTGATCCGCTCGCTGCCGAGGGACGTCTGCCCGGAGTCGAAGGTGACCAGCAACCTTGCGGACAAGCGCTCGCTCGGGCTGCATCCGATCGTGGTCGGGGTGGATGAGTGCCAGGTGCTGTTCGAGCACCCCGAGCACGGCAAGGAATTCGAGGAGATCGCCACCGACCTGGTCAAGCGCGGCCCCGCGACCGGCATTGTGATGCTGCTCGCCACGCAGCGCCCGGACGCCAAGTCGCTGCCCACCGGTATCAGCGCGAACGCGTCGGCCCGCTGGTGTCTGAAGGTGATGGGCCAGACCGAGAACGACATGGTGCTCGGCACGTCCGCCTACAGGCGCGGGGTACGCGCGACCATGTTCGCCTGGGGTGACAAGGGCATTCACTACTTCGTCGGTGAAGGCTCGGACGCCCGGATCGTCGCGGGCGCGTTCGTCGACGCCCCCGGCGCCGACGCAATCGCCGCGCGTGCCCGTGAGGCCCGCGAGAGCGCCGGACTGCTCTCCGGACACGCCCTCGGAGAAACCCCGGAGACGGTCACCGGCCCGGCCTACGACCTGCTCTCCGACATCCTCGCCGTCGTCCCCGCCGACGAGCCCAAGGCGTGGTCCGAGACCGTCGTCGCCCGCCTCGCCGAACTCCGGCCGGACGTCTACGGCGGCTGGGACGCTGAAGGTCTCGCCGCCGCGCTCAAGCCCCACGGCATTTCCACGGGGCAGGTGTGGGGCAAGACGGAGTCCGGCAAGGGCGCCAACCGGCGCGGTATCGAGCGCGCCCGGATCACCACCGCAATTGCGGAGCGTGACGGAAAGCGGGATGCGGGCTGA
- a CDS encoding XRE family transcriptional regulator, which produces MTIQQLAEQIEVNPKTVERWITQGKVPYRRHQYATASVLNVDVITLWDDARSLDSATDLSKAEIVTVYPHRHVVPTDLWRQLCERAKERIDILVYAGIGLAEDPRFLSVLKAKSKSVAIRVLMGDPACEAVIRRGIDEGHRIMDGKIRNALVNYRPLFTSHPEITFRLHDTVLYNSIYRVDDEMLVNTHVYGIGAYLAPVLHLRRLPGGGLFDTFANSVQQTWEGARPVTEHDIAGA; this is translated from the coding sequence ATGACCATTCAGCAGCTCGCGGAACAGATCGAGGTCAACCCGAAGACGGTCGAGCGCTGGATCACGCAGGGCAAGGTGCCGTACCGGCGCCATCAGTACGCCACGGCGTCCGTCCTGAACGTCGACGTGATAACGCTGTGGGATGACGCGCGATCACTCGACAGTGCAACTGACCTAAGCAAAGCGGAGATTGTCACGGTCTACCCGCATCGCCACGTCGTACCGACCGACCTGTGGCGACAGCTGTGCGAACGTGCCAAGGAGCGCATCGACATCTTGGTCTACGCAGGGATCGGCCTTGCGGAAGACCCACGCTTCCTGTCGGTCCTCAAGGCGAAATCAAAGAGCGTCGCGATTCGCGTGCTGATGGGGGACCCCGCGTGCGAGGCCGTCATCCGGCGCGGTATCGACGAAGGTCACCGCATCATGGACGGAAAGATCCGCAACGCCCTGGTCAACTACCGCCCTCTGTTCACCAGCCACCCTGAGATCACGTTTCGCCTGCACGACACCGTGCTCTACAACTCGATCTACCGTGTGGATGACGAGATGCTCGTCAACACGCATGTGTACGGCATCGGCGCCTATCTGGCTCCGGTGCTGCACTTGCGGCGACTCCCTGGGGGCGGGCTCTTCGACACCTTCGCCAACAGCGTTCAGCAGACGTGGGAGGGCGCAAGGCCAGTGACTGAACACGACATCGCAGGAGCATGA